ctattctaaaagattaagctattagatgaatgcgtggtttaatatttcaatattgtAACGCTCCCCCTCATGCTTAATTTGGTCCTTTTGCTTAGTACTAAGCGTGGACATATTTGATTGGGAAGGCAAAGTGGGACCACCACAAAATCTTTTGATACCATgtaagttattagatgaaggtagagtttattatttaaatattctaacagaCATCTTTTGGCTTTGTCTCCACcatcaagatgaagaagaggctAATACTGTCTACTTCCTACATGTCACCGTATTTTTCAGCTCATTCGAAGAAAGCCATATCCTTCTTAAAAGGACATGTTATGGGGTCCTTAACATCTAAGGCATCATAAGAACAGAAAACAAGTAGTTAAGTACCTGGATGACATGATCCACCACGTCAACCATGTCCTGTGGAGATGTTGTCTCCGACAGCCTGAATCCAAGTAACCTGTAATTTAAGCACTGCACATACCAAGTTGAAAAGGAAATAAGTTCAAACAATCAAAGCATCTACTGAGGAAGCAACATTTCCTTCCTAAGTAGGTTGTTTGTATTATCAAAGCAATACCTTATCTAAGCTACAATCATTGCAGCATTCAATAAGATTGATGATCTCCTTTGACTTAGACCTCACCATGTCAGCTGGAAGCTCCTTAATATAACAATGGGCAACGATTGACACGCATGAGATGACTTTATTACCCCCTTTCCCTCCAAGTCCAAGATCCACAAGTGCAGTAGCTAGTTGCTCCTTCAAACAAAATCGAAAGTTGTATGCATTCAGTTGTAGAGAAATTTGTTCCCTAAATTCTCATGCAAATCTTGGCTTTACTCCACAGTCttaacctgaaaaaaaaaaaaagaaagaaaaagcattttGTGCGAGCTAATTTGCTAGGATTACTGGAGcaagtaaaacaaaaaattagaattgatcAATACTTAAAGCAAATGCACCCTTATAGTGGTCCAATCTCCTCTGTTCTTTCAATAAGTTGTAGCTGATACTTTATAATTAAGTCCTGATTGAGCACAACCTTTTCTGAATTACGAAATTTATACTGTTCCTAGAATTAACATCACTATTTTGGGAATTTGCGGAAAAATTGACATCAAAGATTGTTAATGATAGAGAAGTGACGTGACAACAACACAGCTAACCTTTGGTGTATCCTCAAAAATGTGGTGCACAATATATTCAATAGTTGGCTCAATCAAATTGATGAGcaatcttttcttctcctcacTAGTTTTTGAAACGTCCCTCTTTAATGACATGGCATCCATAAGTAGAATATTCATGTCATTCATGCAGGTGATCAAATATGCTGCAAAAACCACATCTTAAGCTTCAGACCAGAAATGTTACAGCAACTGCTATATTACTAAGAAGGAAGCGGCAATTAGACAACTTGCAAGTGTATATTAGTAAAGGAATATGTTTGAGACATATTTTCAGTGTGTACCGTGACTTTTTAAAGATGGTCATCTAACTTAAAATTGGAGGTCAACCCACAATTTCAAATCCTGGCACACTCTCTCAGTTTTTATTCCAATCCTATTTTCCTTGTTTTCAGGCGGTCCATTCAATAGAATTACACTTACATCATTTTGTTTCAAATGTATCCCACAGCCAACCCTCATGGAGCAGTGCTAATGAGTGTATTTGAATGCATTGAAGGCAATTGTTTGAAGCTTAAGTTTTCTGGACAGACAGTGGTCCAAGAATATGTATTAAAGTGaggtcaaagaaaaatgaaaggtcAAAACATGACAAAGGCTTTGCTCAGATGcacattatttttcataattgagAATTGTCAATTTTTAAACGTTACAAGGCAGCTAAAAATTGAGTCAACTATTACTTGGGTACAAAAGTataaagtagaaaagaaaatcttaagCACTTCAAAATTAGAGAGAATTCCCAAGGTTCATTCTAAATATTTAATCTCTGTTTTAATCTACTAGCTTTTCCTAACAGTATTCTTTAACTAGAGGAAGAACCCATGTCCAGCCTCCATCATCATTCAATGCCTTATGCTTTACTTTACCATTTATATTAGCACAAGAGAAATAATGCATGCCTGTGTCTCGTGATAGTAGCTTTCTTGCACGATGGACCATGTAGAGACGGCAATAAGCAGATGAGAGTGGATCTGCTAACCCTCTTATCATCTTGACTAGCCGGTGAAGACAGTCAGCAGGTTGAACGAGAAGAAAGCGAAAACAAGGCAATATTGCCAGCTCCAAATAACTGAAAAATCATCATGATTAGTTCACAAATCATAATAACACTAACAACAATGACACTTGTTCCCACTTAATAGTTTCAGTGACACAATTCGAGTTTCCTAACTCCAAGCTGGAAAAACAAAATCCTGTTCTGCAGATGCACTTGAAAGATTAACCCAAATTATTCACAATTCCTTGCCATGACTGCAGTACCGGCATACCCAATTGAAGCATGAAGATAATAACATACATAGCACACAAACTTTAATCTAGTTTCAAGTGATGGAGACTTGGCACAGAGAGAACTGCTGAGTAAGAATGGTACCATGACACAATCAAACATGTGTACTGTGATGCAAATGATCATCCTACTGCGAACACAGCTGCATGAATCAATAGCTTACAGAAGTTCCCATACTACTTTTACTGAGTAGCATTACCATAAAAATAGCCAATGCAGTGACAAATCTGCTAAAACTGctccaaaaaattaattggtaCAAGATATATTGAATTTCAGCCAAGTCTTAAGCTTAATGAGGATGACGGAAGATGAAAACTTGCGGCAGGATAATTTCTAGCATGATACTGGATGATTTATAAGCCAAAGAATCCAGACTATACATTCGTGGAAGCAGCTCCATTATGGCACCGACTTTGTAAAACCAGTTGTTGCAAGTTTCTTTGGCATCCTCGCACACCCCAGTCGCATCAAAATTTTCTGCAAATAATACCACGAAGTttcacaaaagaagaacaaaagtttcatatgtTATCAAAAAGATTTGGAAAGAAGCGAAATAGACCTGCTAAGGAGCAAAGTTTGCTCCCATCTACTGTAAATTCAGCCTTTTGCTTTATGCGCTCCCATACCATATCTCCAAGCATGTCCATCACGTCTGTAGCGAGAACAAATAATGTAGGATAAAATTGTCTTACTGATGTATCCATCAGAAGCCTAGCAACCTGCATAAGAATGGAAATTCAACCTTATAAGCTGTAAGTTTTTCCATGAAGGTCCTTTGCTTGCAAAGCTAATTGTTTTCTCAGGAGTCCTATaatccaagaaaaagaataaacaaatccAAGGATCATATTTGCTGAAATTTCaaactaaccaaaaaaaaaaaaaaaaattccatgtttCATATAAAAGATACCCAATCCATCGAATAATGATCATGGTAGCTTACAGAAATTTCTTAAAGTACAGAAGTACAGAAGTACAgatatagaaaagaaatatataaaacaAGGACAAGAATCGAAATTGACACCATCTACCTTTATTGTGAGCTTCAAAGCAGTCACCCGGTCGTCCGAATGCCAAGCTTGGACAATCTTTTCCTTAAAATCAGTTAATCGGAAGACATACTCCTGGCGAGTGATTGACGTGTTTCCCTCTTTAGCAAATTTTTGTGGATCATCCAGTTCTTCCAGACGTGAACTTGTGGAAGATATCTCATCAACTATAATTGCTCAGCAAAAGTAAGTATACAGAAATtctctttgtttatttataagCAACAGAAAATAACCATAAGTTGTTATGACAACTTCAATTTATTcaagaaaggagaaggaagaaaggggaTTATGAAAATGGTTAACATACCCTTATTACTTTTCATTATTCCATCTGATATCTGCAACAAAGGGCTCGATTACAACAAAGTGGTAACAGGCAGCAAGAAAAGTGGCTTCTTGTAATGAAGAATGCcatttgaaagatgagatggcaaGATTTACATGAGCCGCTTCCAATGGgaacttatttttattattacaaAGGTTTTCAAAGACACATGTCATACAATTGAATCAACAGCTTCAACTTGCATGCATGACAGAATAATCAGAAAGACACTGATCATGACGTTTTCAACAAATGTCAATATTAGACCATTGTTCCTTaacaacacaaaagaaaaacaccagGATTTCAGACTATCAAAATCTGTCAATGGTCCATTGAATATCGAGTACATAATTTCACCATATAGATATGAATAACGTACGTGGAACCTCCTTAGAAGGAAACCAACAACTTCCTAAATTTCTGGATAGTGCTCACCATATAGATAGGATTGACATACGTAGAACCTCCTTagaaggaaatcaaaatcctcCTAAGTTTCTGAATAGTGCTAGTAAATTGCAATGTAATGCCTCGCAAATTCAAAACAGAATTATTTGGCAACCATAGAAAAAACTTCTGAAGCACGTTACTCTTAAACCAAGGTCAGTGACCCCAACATTACCATGCACTCAAAGAGGTAATATAGAGCTCTAACACCGCTGCAGTCTCACCCAACAACACTCAACAGGAGATTCATTATTTCCTAGATATATTAGAGATCCAAAAACAGTCGGGTGAATACATGTACAGGAGGTCAGAATCCAAACTGCTCTTGTTGAAAATAATCCAAACACACAATTACATACTTGACATCATTAATTTCAGAAGCTGTCGCCTGATCCAGGCTTTTTCAAACAGTCCACAGTTAAGCAATAAATGATGCCGCCAAAAGGCATACTTACTGATGAGATAGATATCATTTTGGAGATAGGAAACCTCTGCATCAGCAATCTCTTGAATGAATGCCAGTCCCCTGCATGCGGATCATTACGTTCAGCAGAGAAACCTCCAGAAGTACGCTCCTTGTCCGGTAAATTTCGAGGAGCGCCTTCAACGTCAGTGTTTGGCCCTCTCAGAGGATCGAAGAAGTCCTCAATGCGATTGTCCCTGACGGCCTATGGCACAATGCAGATTCTCATATAGCAGAAAACCTCTTTGCGGAAAAAATGCGCCGCAAAAACAAATTGAACCCAACCTAAACTCAATTTCCAACTCCTAAAACTCCAAGgaaaaccgaccaaaaaaagaaaaaaaaactccaagGAAAAATCTGTGATGGTCCAGTCGAGTTCGATCAACTGAATTCTATCAGCATCGATGTCATCTGAAGAGCTCTAAGATGCGATCGAAAGAGGTTGATGAGTCAGTCGAGAGTTCAACGGACCTGAGGTCTCGAGGTTGCGGGAGTGCACAGAGGATGATCGTCGGCGCGCGCGCGAGGAAGCGCGCGCGATTCCTTCTCTCGCTTGTAGTTCCGAGGTCGGAACTCCATTGGAGCGAACTGTTGCAGCTCCTTCGATCTCCTTCCCGCCCTCCTTTTCCCTGCGCTCGTCTCCTTTCGCGAGGGAGCGGACGCGGTGACTGAGTCGAGACTCGGGTCTGAGTTCGCAAGGCCCGGGTTTTTTACAGTTGAGTTTGACTTTACCGTGGTTTGACCGTGGTGAAGAGAAATGAGAATTTCTATTTACcggaaaaagggaaatttctaTGAATTTATTCCAAACATTGCCAATAAAGTTTTTTCTTCACACGATTTTacttgaaaattatattttacttttgagtCATGCTAGCAAGTTTGAAATTCCCCATTAGCATGTTTATTGAGAATTGAGCATGATCCACTTATTTAAAAGCCATTCAATTGTCTacttaataataaatttttattctccaaGTTAGGGCAAATTATTTTATAGGCTGGACTTtcatcaatttgaatatttcatGATTTGAATCCCACCGTAAACTCATAAAGTCACAATTGAGATCAATAATCAATTGGTCAACTacctaaaaattaaattatcttATATGATGATACTATTACATTACCAAtaactatttaatttatatattgttTGTACcataataattatatatttatgaaaataaattatagatAGGGAAAAGGAGCAACAAGAGAAATCGATCTTACATGGATCCACCTTAATCAAGATCCAATGACTATTATGTACctttaaattataatatatatgaaGGATTGGACGGACTTGAAAAAATATTCGAGTATATTTAGATagatatttattattatatttttactaTAAAACATGTCAATTAATTTGAAACTTGTAAAGTTTCAACACTCATGAATGTTGATACGTAGAATCATGTTCTTAATTCCAAAACTgaacaataaaaagaattttggtaggaaataaaaaaaaaaaaattgtgtttttaggccttttttaaagtaaaatcaAACCCGGTACGCTGGAAAGGCCCGATCCGCTCATCCCCGATCCGGCCCGCCCATTGTAAATCGGGCGTCTCGACCGTGCCACGAAAAAACCCGCCCGAGCCGACTCAACTCAGCTCGACTCGACTCATAAACCCCGGCGTCCCGACTCAGCGCAAGCGGAGAGAGAGCAGCGAgccttcgtcttcgtcttcttaTCTAAAACCCTCCCGCGTCGGGGGAGCTCCATCATCCAAAACCATGTCTTCTTCGCTCTCTTCTCTCCAATTCAAATTCCTGCATCTCTCCCCCAACCTCGCCTCTCCTCACTTCCAACCTCCGCTCCCGCCTCACCAGCCCATCGACTTCGGCCGCCGGACCAAGCTCGAGCTCAgagcgtcgtcgtcgtcgtcctcctcctccgcctcgaaGCCGCCGCCGCAGCGGCCGAAGAAGAGACGGAGCGCGAGCGACGCGGACCGAGGGATCGATCCGACGGGATTCCTCACCAAGCTGGGCATCTCCCACAAAGGCTTCGCTCAGTTCCTTCGCGAGAGGTATGTGAGTAGTTAGTTCGAGTAGAAGCAGAAGTGCGATCGGTTTCGGTCTGCTACGTTACCGAGGAAGTCTATTTTTCAACAATGTGGTGTCGCTAGGCTACCGATCATGTTTTTTGTGGAGCTTCGAAACTCGAGGGAGAGTTAGTTACGGGCTGAAGCTATATCGCGAGCACAACGCTTATGAATATGGCCCGGGACATTACGTCATCAGTGAAATTCAATCTTACTGTTGCATAAGATAGTAGCTCGAGGTTTTGCGGCCTTCTTACTTAAGCAGTTAGTGCCTTTTTGTGCGCGTGCGCACTGAAGTGTGAAATGAAGGTGGAGAATGGATTCTCCAGAGAATATATTGCTGGCCCTTTCCTTTGATCAGTTGGAAATTGTTCTTCAGTTTGTCTATTGTTGCCATACTTTTTCAGGCATAAAGCACTGAAGGACCTCAAAGATGAGATATTCAATCGTCACCTCAATCTCAAGGAAATGGCCTCTGGGTTAGTCTTACCTTGTGATATTTAAGTTCACTTACTTTCTTGCTTCTTATACTGAACCGTACCTCTGATACATATAAAGGAAAGATCTTTTCAACTAGCTATCGCAACTGTTGTCAATCTTCTTCCGTTATCATGTTCTTTCACCCATTCTTATGGTCTCTGGCACCATCTCAGTCCGATGAGAGACACGAGATCCTTTCTCTCGAGGCTGTTCAATGAATCCACGGGCACACAATTCATAGTGTTTTGCTAGTCACTATGCAGTTTCACCAAACTACAAGGGGCAATAGTATGCATTTATATGATTAGGGCtttctgttttccttttctagcAAAGGAAAACGACTCACCTGTTTGTCGGAGTATATATTCCTATGTTTTTTCACTTTCATATGGCAGTTTAATGTTTACCTCTTCTTGATTGGCTGGTATATTTATTTGGTGGCTGAACCTGAGTGAGATTTCATTTGTCTAGAtcttaataattattttccctTCAGATTTGAGATATTGGGTATGCATCGTCATGTGGAACATCGGGTAGATTATATGGAATGGGCTCCAGGTTTGACATGATACTCAACTCTGATTATAATCTCAATCTGTTTGATGAACTGgacattgttttattgaaaaatttgtcAACCTGCTCTGTATTATAATTTGCCTATTCAAAGTTTTACGAGTCCCTCAGACATTTTGTCTACTTTTTGGTGCACAGACTTATCCATCACTTTTTCCCCCTCTTGCTCTAAGAATTATCTTTTATCTTTGCATCACCTTTCACTTGTGGCATGTTAATTCTAGGTGCTCGCTATTGTGCCCTTGTTGGTGACTTCAATGGCTGGTCACCAACTGAAAATTGTGCTAGAGAGGGTCACGTTGGCCATGACGACTATGGTTATTGGTTTATCATTCTCGAAGATAAGCTAAGGGAAGGAGAAAAGCCTGATGAGCTTTACTTTCAGCAGTATAACTATATAGACGACTATGACAAAGGTGACAGTGGTCTTACCATAGAAGAGATCTTCAGAAAGGCAAATGATGAATACTGGGAACCTGGAGAGGATCGTTTTGTGAAAAATCGATATGAATTACCAGCAAAGTTATATGAACAGTTATTTGGGCCAAATGGGCCTCAATCAATAGAGGAATTGGGAGAAATACCGGATGCTGAGACGAGATATAGAGCTTTCAAAGAAGAGCATAAGGATGATCCGCCTGGCAGCCGACCTCCATTTGACGTTATTGACAATGGTAAAAACTATGACATTTATAACATAGCGGGCGATCCTGTTACCTATGAAAAGTTTAAAGCTAAGAAGCCACCAATAGCATATTGGTTAGAGACGCGTAAAGGGAGGAAAGCATGGCTAAAAAAGTATGCTCCTGGTATTCCTCACGGAAGCAAATATAGGGTATACTTTAATACTCCTAGCGGACCATTGGAACGAGTTCCTGCTTGGGCTACTTATGTACAGCCAGGTATCCTTGCTTTTCAACTATCAGCATTAATCAATTGGTTTCCATCTTCCTTCCAAACAATAGATTTTGTGCGTTGTTATTTTGACGTGAACTACAGTGTCAAGTATTTTGTTTCAACAACCACCACCAACTCCACCACCAAGCCTTTTAACACTAAGTGGAGTCGTCTAAATGGATCTTTTGACACATTGTGCTCTATCCTGGACTAAATCTTTGTTATATCGTATGTCTGATTTTTATTCAAAGTATCTGACTCTATCTTTTTAGGCCTTCTCCTACCCCTTTTACCCTGCATTTC
The window above is part of the Eucalyptus grandis isolate ANBG69807.140 chromosome 6, ASM1654582v1, whole genome shotgun sequence genome. Proteins encoded here:
- the LOC104450252 gene encoding VPS35 endosomal protein sorting factor-like isoform X2; this encodes MEFRPRNYKREKESRALPRARADDHPLCTPATSRPQAVRDNRIEDFFDPLRGPNTDVEGAPRNLPDKERTSGGFSAERNDPHAGDWHSFKRLLMQRFPISKMISISSISDGIMKSNKVDEISSTSSRLEELDDPQKFAKEGNTSITRQEYVFRLTDFKEKIVQAWHSDDRVTALKLTIKVARLLMDTSVRQFYPTLFVLATDVMDMLGDMVWERIKQKAEFTVDGSKLCSLAENFDATGVCEDAKETCNNWFYKVGAIMELLPRIYLELAILPCFRFLLVQPADCLHRLVKMIRGLADPLSSAYCRLYMVHRARKLLSRDTAYLITCMNDMNILLMDAMSLKRDVSKTSEEKKRLLINLIEPTIEYIVHHIFEDTPKEQLATALVDLGLGGKGGNKVISCVSIVAHCYIKELPADMVRSKSKEIINLIECCNDCSLDKCLNYRLLGFRLSETTSPQDMVDVVDHVIQVVLLWGKLDEFLKVMDAFLDLVLQNQMDNHILNVLEGIAMLARDKAFTEEELGSLQSILVKLVSHFEDLEDLFGLNHYLEILDMMYGRPRSIVNVHILDRAIRKGLWQDHHIIQLLFGISKSLMDEIDQTSMIDNDYQQPARLISRFVSMVDYGSDVERHLAFLAECRGAFGSINELKEALVHSSNSLAIQGLKHSNKHFSFIMSCIAYSEVTIPSISSPMKQSNLYIETAEVALLGGLVSHAEGLAESAVSCLQSLVLNGSPGIADVEGILSSFQKLCSLLVMVPGRNSNTGPSLNYAPKSLFVFSDSQSKMIPRTTTRLFSAIILLSAALSQETLPYHADNFGIPGNDQLFYGDSSYSQELLSISNLAAQKLVDAIQQEPSSVARGIMALEACNCIASSFRMSPETSNICFKLLGIAKLCLGAQDKYIKSTTKFLETCSLPSSDEAQEGI
- the LOC104450252 gene encoding VPS35 endosomal protein sorting factor-like isoform X1, which encodes MEFRPRNYKREKESRALPRARADDHPLCTPATSRPQAVRDNRIEDFFDPLRGPNTDVEGAPRNLPDKERTSGGFSAERNDPHAGDWHSFKRLLMQRFPISKMISISSISDGIMKSNKVDEISSTSSRLEELDDPQKFAKEGNTSITRQEYVFRLTDFKEKIVQAWHSDDRVTALKLTIKVARLLMDTSVRQFYPTLFVLATDVMDMLGDMVWERIKQKAEFTVDGSKLCSLAENFDATGVCEDAKETCNNWFYKVGAIMELLPRIYLELAILPCFRFLLVQPADCLHRLVKMIRGLADPLSSAYCRLYMVHRARKLLSRDTAYLITCMNDMNILLMDAMSLKRDVSKTSEEKKRLLINLIEPTIEYIVHHIFEDTPKEQLATALVDLGLGGKGGNKVISCVSIVAHCYIKELPADMVRSKSKEIINLIECCNDCSLDKCLNYRLLGFRLSETTSPQDMVDVVDHVIQVVLLWGKLDEFLKVMDAFLDLVLQNQMDNHILNVLEGIAMLARDKAFTEEELGSLQSILVKLVSHFEDLEDLFGLNHYLEILDMMYGRPRSIVNVHILDRAIRKGLWQDHHIIQLLFGISKSLMDEIDQTSMIDNDYQQPARLISRFVSMVDYGSDVERHLAFLAECRGAFGSINELKEALVHSSNSLAIQGLKHSNKHFSFIMSCIAYSEVTIPSISSPMKQSNLYIETAEVALLGGLVSHAEGLAESAVSCLQSLVLNGSPGIADVEGILSSFQKLCSLLVMVPGRNSNTGPSLNYAPKSLFVFSDSQSKMIPRTTTRLFSAIILLSAALSQETLPYHADNFGIPGNDQLFYGDSSYSQELLSISNLAAQKLVDAIQQEPSSVARGIMALEACNCIASSFRQMSPETSNICFKLLGIAKLCLGAQDKYIKSTTKFLETCSLPSSDEAQEGI